In one window of Larus michahellis chromosome 10, bLarMic1.1, whole genome shotgun sequence DNA:
- the CPNE9 gene encoding copine-9 isoform X2: protein MASPGALEPAAGSVPGTKVELTVSCRNLLDMDTFSKSDPVVVLFVQGSGSSEWKEFGRTEVIDNTLNPDFVRKFVLDYYFEEKQNLRFDVYNVDSKSCSILKQDFLGQAFVALGEVIGSQRGRLERPLTGVPGKRCGTILLLAEELSNCRDIVTMQLCANKLDKKDFFGKSDPFLVFYRSNEDGTFTICHKTEVVKNTLNPVWQPFTIPVRALCNGDYDRTVKIDVYDWDRDGSHDFIGEFATSYRELSRAQSQFTVYEVLNPRKKCKKKKYVNSGTVTLLSFSVESEFTFVDYIRGGTQLNFTVAIDFTASNGMPSQPTSLHYASPYQLSAYALALKAVGEIIQDYDSDKLFPAYGFGAKLPPDGKISHQFPLNNNVDNPSCAGIEGVLESYLQSLRTVQLYGPTNFAPVINQVAGTAAQVTDGSQYHVLLIITDGVISDMLQTKEAIVTASALPMSIIIVGVGPAEFEAMEELDGDEVRLSSRGRYAERDIVQFVPFRDYVDDSGNQVLSMARLAKDVLAEIPEQLLSYMKTRDIKPRQADPQ, encoded by the exons ATGGCGTCTCCGGGAGCGCTGGAGCCGGCGGCCGGCAGCGTGCCGGGAACCAAGGTGGAGCTCACCGTGTCCTGCCG GAACCTGCTGGACATGGACACCTTCTCCAAGTCTGACCCAG TGGTGGTCCTCTTTGTGCAGGGCTCGGGGAGCAGTGAGTGGAAGGAG TTTGGGCGCACGGAGGTGATTGACAACACCCTGAACCCTGACTTCGTCCGCAAGTTCGTCCTCGACTACTACTTTGAAGAGAAGCAAAACCTCCGCTTCGACGT CTACAACGTGGACTCCAAGAGCTGCTCCATTTTAAAGCAG GACTTCCTGGGGCAGGCGTTCGTGGCGCTGGGGGAGGTGATCGGGTCCCAGCGGGGACGCCTGGAGAGACCCCTCAC GGGGGTTCCAGGGAAGCGGTGCGGGACCATCCTGCTGCTGGCCGAGGAGCTCAGCAACTGCCGG GACATCGTCACCATGCAGCTGTGTGCCAACAAGCTGGACAAGAAGGACTTCTTTGGAAAATCCGACCCCTTCCTTGTCTTCTACCGCAGCAACGAGGACGGCAC CTTCACCATCTGCCATAAGACGGAGGTGGTGAAGAACACGCTCAACCCGGTGTGGCAGCCCTTCACCATCCCCGTGCGCGCCCTCTGCAACGGCGACTATGACCG GACAGTGAAGATAGACGTGTACGACTGGGACCGGGACGGGAG CCATGACTTCATCGGGGAGTTTGCCACCAGCTACCGGGAGCTCTCCCGAGCACAGAGCCAGTTCACAGTGTACGAG GTGCTGAACCCCAGGAAGAAATGCAAGAAGAAGAAATACGTGAACTCCGGCAcc GTGACACTGCTCTCCTTCTCCGTCGAGTCTGAGTTCACTTTCGTTGACTACATTCGGGGCGG GACGCAGCTGAATTTCACCGTGGCCATCGACTTCACGGCCTCCAACG GGATGCCGTCGCAGCCCACCTCGCTGCACTACGCGAGCCCCTACCAGCTGAGCGCCTACGCCCTGGCGCTGAAGGCGGTGGGGGAGATCATCCAGGACTACGACAGCGACAAGCTCTTCCCTGCCTACGGCTTCGGCGCCAAACTCCCGCCCGACGGCAAGATCTCCCACCAGTTCCCCCTG aACAACAACGTGGACAACCCCAGCTGTGCCGGCATTGAGGGTGTGCTGGAGTCCTACCTCCAGAGCCTGCGCACCGTCCAGCTCTACGGTCCCACCAACTTCGCCCCCGTCATCAACCAGGTGGCCGG GACGGCCGCACAGGTGACCGACGGCTCACAGTACCACGTCCTCCTCATCATCACCGACGGCGTCATCTCCGACATGCTGCAGACCAAGGAGGCCATCGTCACC GCTTCCGCCTTGCCCATGTCCATCATCATCGTGGGAGTGGGTCCAGCTGAGTTTGAGG CCATGGAGGAGCTGGATGGTGATGAGGTGCGGTTGTCCTCCCGGGGACGCTACGCTGAGAGGGACATCGTGCAG TTTGTGCCGTTTCGGGATTACGTGGATGACTCGGGAAACCAAGTGCTGAGCATGGCCCGCCTGGCCAAGGACGTGCTGGCCGAGATCCCCGAGCAGCTGCTCTCCTACATGAAGACCCGTGACATCAAGCCTCGCCAAGCAGACCCCCAGTAG
- the CPNE9 gene encoding copine-9 isoform X1, with translation MGSLSCSIIVSAGDAAPRSPRCPTEPRGGSQHIGPGCRSGFLAWCCPTVRGESTGTHHRAGWVAHRVADAWIYLPRNLLDMDTFSKSDPVVVLFVQGSGSSEWKEFGRTEVIDNTLNPDFVRKFVLDYYFEEKQNLRFDVYNVDSKSCSILKQDFLGQAFVALGEVIGSQRGRLERPLTGVPGKRCGTILLLAEELSNCRDIVTMQLCANKLDKKDFFGKSDPFLVFYRSNEDGTFTICHKTEVVKNTLNPVWQPFTIPVRALCNGDYDRTVKIDVYDWDRDGSHDFIGEFATSYRELSRAQSQFTVYEVLNPRKKCKKKKYVNSGTVTLLSFSVESEFTFVDYIRGGTQLNFTVAIDFTASNGMPSQPTSLHYASPYQLSAYALALKAVGEIIQDYDSDKLFPAYGFGAKLPPDGKISHQFPLNNNVDNPSCAGIEGVLESYLQSLRTVQLYGPTNFAPVINQVAGTAAQVTDGSQYHVLLIITDGVISDMLQTKEAIVTASALPMSIIIVGVGPAEFEAMEELDGDEVRLSSRGRYAERDIVQFVPFRDYVDDSGNQVLSMARLAKDVLAEIPEQLLSYMKTRDIKPRQADPQ, from the exons ATGGGTTCCCTGTCATGTTCAATCATCGTCAGCGCTGGAGACGCTGCTCCTCGCTCGCCCCGCTGTCCCACTGAACCCCGCGGTGGGAGCCAGCACATCGGCCCAGGGTGCCGGAGTGGCTTTCTGGCATGGTGCTGTCCCACGGTCAGGGGGGAGAGCACGGGGACCCACCACAGGGCCGGGTGGGTGGCACACAGGGTGGCTGATGCCTGGATCTATCTCCCTAGGAACCTGCTGGACATGGACACCTTCTCCAAGTCTGACCCAG TGGTGGTCCTCTTTGTGCAGGGCTCGGGGAGCAGTGAGTGGAAGGAG TTTGGGCGCACGGAGGTGATTGACAACACCCTGAACCCTGACTTCGTCCGCAAGTTCGTCCTCGACTACTACTTTGAAGAGAAGCAAAACCTCCGCTTCGACGT CTACAACGTGGACTCCAAGAGCTGCTCCATTTTAAAGCAG GACTTCCTGGGGCAGGCGTTCGTGGCGCTGGGGGAGGTGATCGGGTCCCAGCGGGGACGCCTGGAGAGACCCCTCAC GGGGGTTCCAGGGAAGCGGTGCGGGACCATCCTGCTGCTGGCCGAGGAGCTCAGCAACTGCCGG GACATCGTCACCATGCAGCTGTGTGCCAACAAGCTGGACAAGAAGGACTTCTTTGGAAAATCCGACCCCTTCCTTGTCTTCTACCGCAGCAACGAGGACGGCAC CTTCACCATCTGCCATAAGACGGAGGTGGTGAAGAACACGCTCAACCCGGTGTGGCAGCCCTTCACCATCCCCGTGCGCGCCCTCTGCAACGGCGACTATGACCG GACAGTGAAGATAGACGTGTACGACTGGGACCGGGACGGGAG CCATGACTTCATCGGGGAGTTTGCCACCAGCTACCGGGAGCTCTCCCGAGCACAGAGCCAGTTCACAGTGTACGAG GTGCTGAACCCCAGGAAGAAATGCAAGAAGAAGAAATACGTGAACTCCGGCAcc GTGACACTGCTCTCCTTCTCCGTCGAGTCTGAGTTCACTTTCGTTGACTACATTCGGGGCGG GACGCAGCTGAATTTCACCGTGGCCATCGACTTCACGGCCTCCAACG GGATGCCGTCGCAGCCCACCTCGCTGCACTACGCGAGCCCCTACCAGCTGAGCGCCTACGCCCTGGCGCTGAAGGCGGTGGGGGAGATCATCCAGGACTACGACAGCGACAAGCTCTTCCCTGCCTACGGCTTCGGCGCCAAACTCCCGCCCGACGGCAAGATCTCCCACCAGTTCCCCCTG aACAACAACGTGGACAACCCCAGCTGTGCCGGCATTGAGGGTGTGCTGGAGTCCTACCTCCAGAGCCTGCGCACCGTCCAGCTCTACGGTCCCACCAACTTCGCCCCCGTCATCAACCAGGTGGCCGG GACGGCCGCACAGGTGACCGACGGCTCACAGTACCACGTCCTCCTCATCATCACCGACGGCGTCATCTCCGACATGCTGCAGACCAAGGAGGCCATCGTCACC GCTTCCGCCTTGCCCATGTCCATCATCATCGTGGGAGTGGGTCCAGCTGAGTTTGAGG CCATGGAGGAGCTGGATGGTGATGAGGTGCGGTTGTCCTCCCGGGGACGCTACGCTGAGAGGGACATCGTGCAG TTTGTGCCGTTTCGGGATTACGTGGATGACTCGGGAAACCAAGTGCTGAGCATGGCCCGCCTGGCCAAGGACGTGCTGGCCGAGATCCCCGAGCAGCTGCTCTCCTACATGAAGACCCGTGACATCAAGCCTCGCCAAGCAGACCCCCAGTAG
- the CPNE9 gene encoding copine-9 isoform X3 — MPSQPTSLHYASPYQLSAYALALKAVGEIIQDYDSDKLFPAYGFGAKLPPDGKISHQFPLNNNVDNPSCAGIEGVLESYLQSLRTVQLYGPTNFAPVINQVAGTAAQVTDGSQYHVLLIITDGVISDMLQTKEAIVTASALPMSIIIVGVGPAEFEAMEELDGDEVRLSSRGRYAERDIVQFVPFRDYVDDSGNQVLSMARLAKDVLAEIPEQLLSYMKTRDIKPRQADPQ, encoded by the exons ATGCCGTCGCAGCCCACCTCGCTGCACTACGCGAGCCCCTACCAGCTGAGCGCCTACGCCCTGGCGCTGAAGGCGGTGGGGGAGATCATCCAGGACTACGACAGCGACAAGCTCTTCCCTGCCTACGGCTTCGGCGCCAAACTCCCGCCCGACGGCAAGATCTCCCACCAGTTCCCCCTG aACAACAACGTGGACAACCCCAGCTGTGCCGGCATTGAGGGTGTGCTGGAGTCCTACCTCCAGAGCCTGCGCACCGTCCAGCTCTACGGTCCCACCAACTTCGCCCCCGTCATCAACCAGGTGGCCGG GACGGCCGCACAGGTGACCGACGGCTCACAGTACCACGTCCTCCTCATCATCACCGACGGCGTCATCTCCGACATGCTGCAGACCAAGGAGGCCATCGTCACC GCTTCCGCCTTGCCCATGTCCATCATCATCGTGGGAGTGGGTCCAGCTGAGTTTGAGG CCATGGAGGAGCTGGATGGTGATGAGGTGCGGTTGTCCTCCCGGGGACGCTACGCTGAGAGGGACATCGTGCAG TTTGTGCCGTTTCGGGATTACGTGGATGACTCGGGAAACCAAGTGCTGAGCATGGCCCGCCTGGCCAAGGACGTGCTGGCCGAGATCCCCGAGCAGCTGCTCTCCTACATGAAGACCCGTGACATCAAGCCTCGCCAAGCAGACCCCCAGTAG